From Eremothecium sinecaudum strain ATCC 58844 chromosome V, complete sequence, a single genomic window includes:
- the RAD28 gene encoding Rad28p (Syntenic homolog of Ashbya gossypii ABL096W; Syntenic homolog of Saccharomyces cerevisiae YDR030C (RAD28)) gives MKVYIYIYRNEVSATERKTATLANIAMYHRWLNYALDEDESLTRHCTLLVDSPDIYQHSKTAGAAGATIGVTAIAIERQTGQFFISAGTDGSLSMWQFESRHSDDHTRGTNLNKRRHYLKGSIAEHRQPLPRKMLERHNVRQVKNIVTYSQRSLIAPPSISSTHYYDSFSSDEHLQSAPGVHTVTNCLFYARDNGMFITAGTDYTIKIWDTAAFQSVHSISLPYRINQIDTKEDLILCGLDDKNPCVLDLRNVRGKGMILGSRSNLPNSQVLCAKFVAAPTSSTSPEYSDTRYVITGDSAGSLRTWDLRMANRCVCTVTGAHHTYTNDISIEPTPTATRKFLSTGKDGKCKIWSTANGLCCLKRELTPADAFRNRTPKRTSRRLLWHEKYCYVNSDQGDLLIYECDTGALVHALSVPHTLNVPGGNLQGRRSIIQAMDIQPIQSNTVGPRLILGTDSLTGSLLDYQLTFM, from the coding sequence ATGAAAgtgtatatatatatatatagaaatGAAGTAAGCGCTACGGAACGCAAAACAGCTACGCTTGCAAACATCGCTATGTACCACCGCTGGCTCAACTATGCACTGGACGAAGATGAATCACTTACTCGACATTGCACTCTACTTGTGGACTCTCCAGATATCTATCAGCACTCGAAAACTGCCGGCGCTGCCGGCGCAACTATAGGAGTTACAGCCATCGCAATAGAGCGCCAAACAGGTCAATTCTTTATCTCAGCTGGAACTGATGGGAGTTTGTCTATGTGGCAGTTTGAATCGCGACATTCTGATGATCACACACGCGGTACAAACCTCAATAAGCGTAGACACTATCTTAAGGGCTCTATTGCAGAACATCGCCAACCTCTTCCCCGCAAAATGCTAGAAAGACATAACGTGCGACAAGTGAAAAATATAGTTACATACAGCCAGCGCTCGCTCATAGCACCACCAAGCATATCTAGCACTCATTACTACGACTCTTTTTCATCGGATGAACACCTGCAATCCGCGCCCGGCGTCCACACAGTCACGAACTGTCTATTCTACGCCCGCGACAATGGCATGTTCATAACCGCAGGGACTGACTACACAATTAAAATTTGGGACACGGCTGCATTCCAGTCAGTGCATTCGATATCACTTCCCTATCGTATAAACCAGATAGACACTAAAGAAGATCTAATTCTCTGTGGTCTGGACGATAAGAATCCTTGCGTACTAGACTTACGCAACGTGCGAGGGAAAGGAATGATACTGGGCTCTCGATCCAACCTCCCTAATTCGCAAGTCTTATGCGCCAAATTCGTTGCTGCTCCTACCTCAAGTACTTCCCCCGAATACTCTGATACGCGTTACGTCATCACTGGCGACAGTGCGGGATCGCTTCGGACCTGGGATTTACGTATGGCCAACAGATGCGTCTGTACTGTCACCGGCGCACATCATACATACACAAACGATATTTCAATCGAGCCCACTCCCACCGCAACCAGGAAATTTCTTTCTACGGGCAAAGATGGAAAGTGCAAAATTTGGTCAACAGCAAACGGACTTTGTTGCTTGAAGCGAGAACTAACGCCTGCTGACGCCTTTAGGAACAGAACTCCCAAACGTACATCCCGACGACTTCTATGGCATGAAAAATACTGCTATGTAAATTCGGACCAGGGAGACCTCCTAATTTATGAGTGCGATACCGGAGCCCTTGTTCACGCGCTTTCAGTTCCGCACACTTTAAACGTACCGGGCGGAAACTTACAAGGTAGACGCAGCATTATACAAGCAATGGATATACAACCAATACAGAGTAACACAGTCGGACCACGTCTAATACTTGGTACAGACTCTTTGACTGGCTCGTTGCTCGATTACCAACTTACCTTTATGTAG
- a CDS encoding regucalcin (Syntenic homolog of Ashbya gossypii ABL098W; Syntenic homolog of Saccharomyces cerevisiae YBR053C): MSVSKYFHAKNAILSEGITYLARSQELFWVDVFQGEIYRVTTIANPNENYKVYSISSLSYKNPAEYPYDPQSAERVGCVFPIEDSDGNAVKTVLFGGRYGIGKLDTASGKWEYIYLFRDSKFKKSWARLRTNDGAVSPNGREIYIGLMTDFSFGGPDTKKDPEGCVLRVNLQRKECQMVLDNVHIPNAINWNPDSSKIYITDSTNCIIWEAPFLNGAPAIDKKRVFYSTKNDSNKDYPDAQPDGSFVDPRDGHLYTAVWAAYKIQEINPCGELVDEYKFPTPRISSCCLGPDGDVYATSAIEGNFDTADGSEVDGGSIYRLSILKLRRNYVTSSIISPVY; the protein is encoded by the coding sequence ATGTCGGTTTCAAAGTACTTTCACGCTAAGAACGCCATTTTATCAGAGGGTATTACTTATTTAGCAAGATCGCAGGAGTTGTTTTGGGTTGATGTTTTCCAAGGTGAAATCTATAGAGTGACCACAATTGCCAACCCTAATGAAAATTATAAGGTTTACTCAATTAGCTCATTGTCATATAAGAACCCTGCTGAGTATCCATATGATCCACAATCCGCGGAGAGAGTTGGTTGCGTGTTTCCTATTGAAGACAGTGATGGAAATGCGGTTAAAACTGTGCTATTTGGGGGTAGATATGGGATTGGCAAATTGGATACCGCCAGTGGAAAGTGGGAATATATCTACTTGTTTAGAGACAGCAAGTTTAAGAAGTCTTGGGCCCGTTTAAGAACAAATGATGGAGCGGTTTCCCCTAACGGGCGGGAAATCTATATTGGCTTAATGACTGATTTTTCTTTTGGAGGGCCTGATACTAAAAAGGATCCAGAAGGATGTGTGCTAAGAGTTAATTTGCAGCGTAAAGAGTGTCAAATGGTTCTCGACAATGTCCACATTCCAAATGCCATTAACTGGAATCCTGATTCCTCTAAGATATACATAACTGACAGTACCAATTGTATTATCTGGGAGGCACCATTCCTCAATGGTGCTCCCGCAATTGACAAGAAGCGTGTATTTTATAGCACCAAGAATGATAGTAATAAGGATTACCCTGATGCTCAACCAGATGGTAGTTTTGTTGATCCAAGAGATGGCCACTTATACACAGCTGTTTGGGCTGCTTACAAGATCCAAGAGATCAATCCATGTGGTGAGTTGGTAGATGAATATAAATTCCCTACGCCCCGTATCTCCTCATGTTGTTTAGGTCCGGATGGTGATGTCTACGCCACTTCCGCAATAGAAGGTAACTTCGATACAGCAGATGGCTCAGAAGTAGACGGAGGTAGTATATACAGGTTGTCCATTCTCAAGCTAAGAAGAAACTACGTTACAAGCAGCATTATAAGTCCTGTATACTGA
- the LYS14 gene encoding Lys14p (Syntenic homolog of Ashbya gossypii ABL099W; Syntenic homolog of Saccharomyces cerevisiae YDR034C (LYS14)) — MKEGQINTTKGKAICWHCSRLHRQCLYIHLTPMYKKRGRHRLPKRILVPSLIPFP, encoded by the coding sequence ATGAAAGAGGGGCAAATAAACACGACGAAGGGAAAAGCTATTTGCTGGCATTGTTCAAGATTACACCGCCAATGTctatatatacatttaaCCCCAATGTATAAAAAGCGCGGGCGACACAGATTGCCGAAGAGAATCTTGGTACCTTCTCTTATCCCGTTTCCATAG
- the MIX14 gene encoding Mix14p (Syntenic homolog of Ashbya gossypii ABL097C; Syntenic homolog of Saccharomyces cerevisiae YDR031W (MIC14)) yields the protein MSALDQFVMQDVAKHCPKQFMEMHKCIAQNRDDPSQCNFRQKDLATCIKQKVPSVQAIMSNCGDKMNDYQQCITDNMESRTINENCLGYLEEMRKCASKWVEGKTLPINEL from the coding sequence ATGTCGGCCCTAGATCAGTTTGTTATGCAGGATGTTGCCAAACACTGCCCTAAGCAGTTTATGGAAATGCATAAGTGTATTGCTCAGAATCGCGATGACCCTTCACAGTGTAACTTTAGACAAAAAGACCTCGCAACATGTATAAAGCAGAAAGTACCAAGTGTCCAAGCAATTATGTCAAATTGTGGTGACAAGATGAATGATTATCAGCAATGCATAACCGATAACATGGAGTCACGTACTATAAATGAAAATTGCCTTGGGTATTTAGAAGAAATGAGGAAATGTGCATCGAAATGGGTTGAGGGTAAGACATTACCAATAAATGAATTGTAA
- the PRP6 gene encoding U4/U6-U5 snRNP complex subunit PRP6 (Syntenic homolog of Ashbya gossypii ABL100W; Syntenic homolog of Saccharomyces cerevisiae YBR055C (PRP6)), translating to MNRSRPAFLDQEPPPGYIAGVGRGATGFATRSDLGVTNSRKPNRTRDGSSDFLAAEATKDAAEDEIEAENIYSMVEERLASKKKAATGSKQEASQSAVGDQFVDLKRHLATLTDNDWLNIPEAGDSTRKNKRQRLEAQQQRKTYAAPDSLLSGRGVNLMKLTEERERLLGHQLDTEFDQTLNKQQREVDDYLQQLNSEPISVTPSMDVDAQDLPKMRAILASYRKTDPTKPYSWIASARLEERARRFQVAKAIIDEGCQQCPKEEDVWLENIRLNQSDLAYCKDLVAQAVQFNVRSERLWLKAVELEQEQFNKARVVRKALQQVPKSETFWKMAVQLESNRNAALRVLEKATDLVPTSISLWTALIKLQDLAHKRETLDKARKAVSDNEALWIITAEIEEESGTADKAQLVKLLREGIELLRKGDKCLTLEEWMVHCKNIEAERSYPLTISALLEVVLAEQSADSADLLATIDGLGDDAFYTKKEAIAYLLSKEPSRLSIWTAFINLGRKTGKMKEIYDACDRLLFEQNIIKERPVLLLIYVKEIWKRLNDVHGANKVLERGLKILPSYLDFWLAKIKLQIAMSKNQEAERTFILAINTLGIDSTTNLERLWYKYASFLRFLGKNKQAVEILNDAIAKYPACEKLRLQLSQVYVEMSLLSEAREVLTIASKEFPSRPKFWVQLAKLDEQQFQKTTSARSDLDLGLLKNPGSWEIYVARAQMEVRVGNKNHAILVVQEGLRKCPENPNLWCLNIQLVEKKSLRKTMFQQALKSTNNNGLVLTEIGKSFYKEGQIEKALRWFQHATETHPKSGDAWAWYYKLLKQTDKDTAEVEALVEEHEPKYGDLWISVSKDVKTQYKSPSDILKLCNTFI from the coding sequence ATGAATCGTTCAAGACCTGCATTTCTTGATCAGGAACCCCCTCCTGGTTATATTGCGGGGGTTGGAAGGGGTGCGACTGGATTTGCTACACGCTCTGACCTTGGCGTTACCAATAGTAGGAAACCCAACAGGACTCGGGATGGGAGCAGTGACTTCCTAGCTGCAGAAGCAACCAAAGATGCTGcagaagatgaaattgaaGCTGAAAATATCTACTCTATGGTAGAAGAACGCTTGGCAAGCAAGAAGAAAGCTGCCACGGGGTCTAAACAAGAGGCATCGCAGTCAGCTGTTGGTGATCAATTCGTCGACTTGAAACGACATCTAGCGACACTGACCGATAACGATTGGCTAAATATTCCAGAAGCAGGTGATTCTACGAGGAAAAATAAACGCCAGCGTTTGGAAGCCCAGCAACAAAGGAAAACGTACGCTGCGCCGGACTCATTGCTCTCTGGCCGCGGCGTaaatttgatgaaattgaCTGAAGAACGAGAGCGTTTACTGGGCCATCAGTTGGATACTGAGTTTGACCAGACATTGAACAAACAGCAGCGGGAAGTGGACGACTATTTGCAGCAATTGAACTCTGAGCCTATATCAGTGACGCCCTCTATGGATGTGGATGCACAGGACCTGCCTAAGATGCGGGCAATTCTCGCATCATACAGGAAGACAGATCCAACTAAACCTTATAGTTGGATTGCTTCGGCTCGGTTAGAGGAAAGGGCACGGCGCTTTCAAGTGGCGAAGGCGATCATCGACGAAGGTTGTCAGCAATGTCCGAAAGAGGAAGACGTGTGGCTGGAAAACATTAGACTGAATCAGTCTGATTTAGCATACTGTAAAGACCTCGTAGCACAAGCTGTTCAATTTAATGTAAGAAGTGAACGACTTTGGTTAAAAGCCGTCGAATTGGAGCAAGAACAGTTTAACAAGGCGAGAGTGGTACGAAAAGCGTTGCAACAAGTACCTAAAAGTGAGACATTTTGGAAAATGGCTGTCCAACTTGAATCTAACAGGAATGCCGCATTGCGCGTTCTTGAGAAGGCTACTGATCTGGTTCCAACTAGTATAAGCCTCTGGACGGCACTGATAAAGTTGCAAGATCTTGCGCACAAGCGGGAAACGCTAGACAAAGCTAGAAAAGCTGTATCGGATAACGAGGCACTGTGGATTATCACGGCAGAAATAGAAGAAGAATCTGGTACTGCCGACAAAGCTCAATTGGTAAAATTACTTCGAGAGGGAATTGAGTTGTTACGTAAAGGAGACAAGTGTTTGACTTTGGAAGAATGGATGGTTCATTGTAAGAATATTGAAGCTGAGAGATCTTACCCACTAACCATAAGTGCGCTCTTAGAAGTAGTTCTGGCTGAACAAAGCGCGGACTCGGCCGACCTACTGGCTACTATCGACGGACTAGGAGATGACGCTTTCTACACTAAAAAGGAGGCAATTGCGTATCTACTCTCAAAAGAACCATCAAGGCTTTCCATATGGACCGCATTTATAAACCTAGGCAGAAAAACTGGTAAAATGAAAGAGATATATGATGCATGCGATAGGCTTCTATTCGAACAGAATATCATTAAAGAACGCCCTGTGCTGCTGCTCATATATGTCAAGGAGATCTGGAAACGGCTTAATGATGTCCACGGAGCCAATAAAGTGCTGGAGAGAGGTCTCAAAATTCTTCCTTCTTACCTAGACTTTTGGTTGGCGAAGATTAAGCTCCAGATAGCTATGTCAAAGAACCAGGAAGCAGAACGTACATTCATCCTTGCTATAAACACTCTTGGCATAGATAGCACGACAAATCTGGAGCGGCTTTGGTACAAGTATGCTAGCTTTCTAAGGTTTTTGGGAAAGAACAAGCAAGCGGTAGAGATCCTTAATGATGCAATTGCAAAATACCCTGCCTGTGAGAAACTGCGCTTACAACTAAGCCAAGTCTACGTTGAAATGTCCCTCCTATCTGAAGCAAGAGAAGTTCTTACAATAGCATCGAAAGAATTTCCCAGCCGGCCCAAATTCTGGGTACAATTGGCAAAATTGGATGAGCAGCAGTTCCAGAAAACGACCAGTGCCCGCTCAGATCTAGATTTAGGTCTTCTTAAGAACCCTGGCTCTTGGGAGATCTACGTCGCAAGAGCCCAGATGGAGGTCAGAGTAGGAAACAAAAATCACGCAATATTGGTCGTCCAAGAGGGTTTGCGAAAATGTCCAGAAAACCCTAACCTTTGGTGTCTAAACATTCAGCTCGTCGAGAAGAAATCTCTACGTAAAACAATGTTCCAGCAAGCGTTGAAAAGTACAAACAATAATGGTCTGGTCCTAACCGAAATTGGCAAGAGCTTCTATAAAGAGGGCCAGATCGAGAAAGCATTAAGGTGGTTTCAGCATGCAACTGAAACCCATCCTAAGTCGGGTGATGCATGGGCGTGGTACTATAAGCTTTTGAAGCAAACCGATAAAGATACCGCGGAAGTTGAAGCACTCGTCGAAGAGCATGAACCGAAATACGGCGACCTATGGATATCGGTGTCGAAGGATGTGAAAACACAGTATAAAAGCCCTAGTGATATCCTAAAATTATGTAATACATTCATATAA